The Candidatus Binatia bacterium nucleotide sequence AAGCGGCACCAGGACGATGTAGCGCAGTAGTGAGGTCTCCATGTCGGTCATGCTCTCGAACCCGTGCGCCTACCAGCGAAGGAGGTTGATCTCGTCCGCATTGATCGTCTTTCGCTGCGCGAAGTTCACCAGAATGATGGCGAGACCGACCGCGACTTCCGCGGCGGCGACCGTCATGACGAAGAACACGATGACCTGGCCATCGACCGACCAGTGCTGCCGCGCGAGCGCGACGAAGGTCAAGTTCACGGCGTTCAGCATGAGCTCTATCGACATCAGGATGACGATCACGTTCCGCCGGATCAGGACGCCGAGCGCGCCTATTCCGAACAGAATGGCCGCCAGGACGAGATAGTTTTCGACCGGGGTATCCATACTCAGCTCCGCCGCCTCGCCAACACTACGGCTCCGACGACCGCGACGAGGAGCAAGATGCTCGTCAGCTCGAACGGCAGCATATGGGTGGAGAACAGCTCCGTCGCGACAGACGTGACCGAGCCGAAGTCCGCGGGGCCCGCTTCAGCGGACCCGGAATGCTCCATCGTAGCGACCGCGCCAAGCTCGAGTCCGAGAAGTGCGGCTAGACCCCAACCCCACGCGCGAATCGTGCTCCGCTCGGGGGAAGGTTCTTCCGGCTCCAGACTGAGCAGCATGATCGCAAACAGGATCAGCACGAGAATCGCGCCGGCGTAGACGATCACTTGCAGGAACGCGATCAGGAACGCGTCCAACGCGACGAACATGATCGCGACCTGGAACAGCGTGAACACCAGGGCCAACGCCGAGTAGACCGGGTTGCGGTGAAGCACGACCGTGAGAGCCGCCGGCACCGTCAGGAAAGCGAGGATCCAGAAGAGCGTCACGGGATCGTCTTTCCGTCGAACAAGAGAACGAGCACGGCCGTCACGGCCACGTTGATGAGCCCCAGCGGCAGGAGCCGCTTCCAGCCGAGTTCCATCAGCTGGTCGTAGCGCAGTCGCGGCAGCGACCAGCGAACCAGAATCTGAATCCAGCAGAACAGGAACAGCTTGATCAGGAAGGACACCACCTGCAGCACCGTCACCAGGAGGGACGGCAACGCGATCTCGAACCCACCCGGGAAGGCGAAGCCCTCGCGGTAGAGATACGGGACCTGCCACCCGCCGAAGAACAGCGTGGTGATCAGGGCGGCGACGATCGCGACCTCGACGAAGTCGGCCATCATGAAGACCGACTGCTTCGAACCCGAGTATTCGGTGTAGAAACCGGCAACGAGCTCGGATTCGGCCTCGGGCAGATCGAAGGGCACGCGCTTGGACTCCGCCATGCCGGCGATGAACAGGATGACGAGTGCGATCGGCTGGTAGAAAACGCCCCAGGCGGGCAGGAAGCCGAACATCAGCTCACCCTGATCGCGGGCGATCTGCTGAAAGTCGATCGTGCCGAAGGTCAGCACCACGCTCACGAGCGCCAGGCCCAACGCGATCTCGTAGGAGACCATCTGCGCGGTGCCGCGAACCCCACCCAGGAACGAGTATCGGGAGTTCGATGCCCAGCCGCCGACGACCACGCCGTAGACGGCCAGCGAGAGCATCGCGAGAACGTAGAGGATGCCGAGGTCGAGCTCGGCGGCCTGCAGGTTGATCGTGTAGTCACCCGCGACGAGCACGTCACCGAACGGAATCACGGCGAAGGTCACGAACAACGGGAAAATCGCGATCCACGGCGCGAGCCAGTGCAGGAACTGGTCGGCCTCGGCCGGGACGATGTCTTCCTTGTGGAAGAGCTTCAGAGGATCGGCCAGCCACGTGTTCACGATGCCGAGGTTGAACGGCAGAACGCCGCCGAAGAGGTTGGCGCGGTTCGCGCCAACACGGTCCTGGATCAGGGCCGAGCCTTTGCGCTCTACCCACAGGAGAATCAGCGTGAGCTGCAGGACGATCAGGAAGGCAACGACGACCTTCCCCAAAGTGAACAAGACCTCCATCTCACCCGCCCCGCCGCATCGTCATTTTGTCCCCGTGCCGCTGCGCCTCGCGCCGCTGCTGCGTGATCATTCCCATTCGAGGGCGCCAACTCGCCACACGTAGGCCAGGCCCACCGTCAGGACCCCGACGAACACGGCCATCTCAGCCAGTCCGGCCCAACCGAGCTGCCGGAACACGACCGCCCAAGGGTACATGAACACCACCTCGATATCGAAAACGATGAAGAGGATGGCGGTGAGGTAGAACTTGATCGGGAAGCGAACCCCCCGCAACGAGCCGACCGGCGGATTCCCAGTCTCGAAGATTTCGAGCTTGGTCTTGGTCGGGTTCTTGGGCCCCAGGATCCAACTGGCGCACACCATGATGGTGGCTACGAGCCCGCACAGGGCGAAACTCATTAATAGCGCTAGATACGGATTCACGAAAAGGTCCCGAAATGACGGGCGCGCGCTCCACCGCGAGCCCGAGATTAGCTAGGAATTAGGGGGACCGATGTCAAACTGGACGGCCATATTAGAGGGGTGTTTTCCTGGCGCGAGCGTGTCCAGCGAGCAGCCACTGGCCGGGGACGCGTCCACCCGGCGCTACGTCCGGCTCCATCTTTCGGGCGGCGGCGCCCCGCAGACGGCGATCGGGATGGTCCTGCCGGAGAAAACGGCCGCCACTGCCCCAGAGCTGTCCTTCTTGAACATCCAGAGGCACCTCGAGGGCCGGGGAATCGGCGTTCCCGCAGTCTACGGGGCGCGCGACCGGGATCTGGGCCTCCTTCTCCTGGAGGATGTGGGCGATCGGCCCCTGGCCCTCCCCCTGCGG carries:
- a CDS encoding NADH-quinone oxidoreductase subunit J, whose translation is MTLFWILAFLTVPAALTVVLHRNPVYSALALVFTLFQVAIMFVALDAFLIAFLQVIVYAGAILVLILFAIMLLSLEPEEPSPERSTIRAWGWGLAALLGLELGAVATMEHSGSAEAGPADFGSVTSVATELFSTHMLPFELTSILLLVAVVGAVVLARRRS
- the nuoK gene encoding NADH-quinone oxidoreductase subunit NuoK, translating into MDTPVENYLVLAAILFGIGALGVLIRRNVIVILMSIELMLNAVNLTFVALARQHWSVDGQVIVFFVMTVAAAEVAVGLAIILVNFAQRKTINADEINLLRW
- a CDS encoding NADH-quinone oxidoreductase subunit A — translated: MSFALCGLVATIMVCASWILGPKNPTKTKLEIFETGNPPVGSLRGVRFPIKFYLTAILFIVFDIEVVFMYPWAVVFRQLGWAGLAEMAVFVGVLTVGLAYVWRVGALEWE
- a CDS encoding NADH-quinone oxidoreductase subunit H, whose protein sequence is MEVLFTLGKVVVAFLIVLQLTLILLWVERKGSALIQDRVGANRANLFGGVLPFNLGIVNTWLADPLKLFHKEDIVPAEADQFLHWLAPWIAIFPLFVTFAVIPFGDVLVAGDYTINLQAAELDLGILYVLAMLSLAVYGVVVGGWASNSRYSFLGGVRGTAQMVSYEIALGLALVSVVLTFGTIDFQQIARDQGELMFGFLPAWGVFYQPIALVILFIAGMAESKRVPFDLPEAESELVAGFYTEYSGSKQSVFMMADFVEVAIVAALITTLFFGGWQVPYLYREGFAFPGGFEIALPSLLVTVLQVVSFLIKLFLFCWIQILVRWSLPRLRYDQLMELGWKRLLPLGLINVAVTAVLVLLFDGKTIP